In the genome of Lentimicrobium sp. L6, the window GTTTCGTCATAGGGTTAGATGGTACATTTACTAATGTTAGGCCTATGGAAAGAGGTTTTTCTACTTTAGCAAAAGTGGGTAAGATTATTCCTGCTTTTAATATCAATCCAAATTCAGGAATCGTTTTTAATTTTGGATTGGGGTATATGCAGCATAAAATACGCTGGGATGTGGAAGGTAATAATGCTCCTCAGCTTGGTGGTGATTATAAAAAAGGATATGATCGCTTTTCTGAGGGAATTATATTGAGTCAATCTTTGGGTTTATTATATTTGGCTGATGCTCGTCTGTGGAATTTTAAAGCTGCAGTTGAAGTTCAGGAAGCCTTCACCACCATGAAAAGATATAATTTTGATACCATGGGAGGTGATTCTAAAAAACGTGTAGATCTATTATTTGGCATAAAATTAAGTTGGATGATTCCTCTATATGGTCGGGCACCAAAAGCCATGTATTATTTTTAGTGCTTTTCTGCTCTCTAATCATTATTCTTTAATTTTGAAGCCGTTTTGCTTTTTTAATATTCATATATGAGAGTTATTTATTCTTTCGGAGTTTTCTTTTACGGTTTGTTAATTCGTCTTGCTTCATTGTGGAATGCTAAAGCAAAGTTGTGGCTTATTGGAAGGAAAGATGTTTTATCAAGAATAGAAAATGATTTAAAGAATAATGATTCCAATATTGTTTGGATTCATAGTGCCTCATTAGGGGAGTTTGAGCAAGGTCGTCCTTTAATTGAATCTTTAAAACAAAAATATCCTGAGCTTAAAATATTTCTTACTTTTTTCTCTCCGTCGGGCTACGAAATCAGGAAAGATTATCCGCTTGCAGATTATATCTATTATTTACCAGAAGATACGGTCTCAAATGCTCGTCAATTCGTTAAACTCGTCACCCCTCAAATAGCAGTTTTTATTAAGTATGAGTATTGGTATAATTATATGAACGAGTTGAATAATGCAGAGATTCCTCAGATTTTTATTAGTGGAATATTTCGGCCAAAACAGCCTTTCTTTAAGTTTTATGGAGGATGGTTTTTAAATCATTTAAAGAATGTGGAACATTTCTTCGTTCAAAATGAAGATTCAGTTCAGTTATTGAAAAAAAGTGGAATAGATAGCGTGAGTAAAAGTGGTGATACACGTTTTGATAGAGTTGCTGAAATCACAGCTAAAGTTGAAGCTAATGCTATTGTAGAAGAGTTTAAAAATGATCGGAAATTATTTCTTGGTGGAAGTACTTGGTCGCCAGATGAGCAGATTATTAAAGGGTTACATGTTCAACAACCTGGCTTGAAAATAATTATTGCCCCCCACTTAATTGATGAAAACCACATTCAACAGATAGAAGAATTATTCCCTAATTCTATTAGATATTCAAAAGCTAAAGATGCTTCACTCAAAGAAATCCCTGTTCTAATCATCGATAACATGGGAATGCTATCTTCCTTATATCAATATGCAAATTTCGCCATGATTGGTGGTGGGTTTGGTGTAGGTATTCATAATACATTGGAGGCCGCAACATTCGGGATGCCCATTTTTATTGGTCCAAATTATCAGAAATTCCAAGAAGCGAAAGATTTGTTAAGGCTGGGTGTTGTAAATGTAGTTCATGATGCTGCTGAGCTTAATCAAGCAGTTTCAGTATTGCTAGATGATGTGGAGAAATGGAATACTATCGCATTGCAATCCAAGCAGTATGTAGAGTCAAATATTGGAGCCACTCAAATGATTTTGGAATTTATTGAAAATCAGCTTTAATTTGATCAGTATCTACTAATAATTGCTCTTGTCTTCCCAAATATATCTTAACTTTACGCTATAAACACAAAGAACTGTAAATATTCAATATATTTGCGCCTATCAAATAAATTCGTCTTATGAAAGAGAATACTCATGTTTTGGTGCTAGGTGGAGGTTTTGCTGGAGTGGAATCTGCAATACAACTAAGAAAACTTGGTCATCAAGTCACTTTGGTAAGTAATCGTGATTATTTATTCGTTTATCCCATTTCTATTTGGATTCCAGTAAAGAAAAAAAGCTTTAATCATGTGAAGTTAAGCTTGAAGACTTTGTCAAAAAAACATGGCTTTTCATTAGTGATAGATGATGTAGAACATATAATATCCTCTGAAAATAGAGTAAAACTATCATCTTCTGAAATTTGCTATGAGTATTTAGTAGTGGCCATAGGTATGAGTAAGATGAAGATGAAAGGCTTAGAGCATACACATAGTATTTGTGGACAACCAAAGGAGGCTGGAATTATTAAAGAGGAACTAGAAAAATTGGTTCAACAAGGTAGAGGGAGTATCGCAATAGGGTTTGGGGGGAATCCAAAAGATCCAACAGCAACGGCGGTAAGAGGAGGTCCAGCTTTTGAAATGCTATTTAACTTTAGTCATTATCTAAAAAAACTAAAATTACGCGAACAGTTTGATCTTCATTTTTTTGCTCCAATGGCAGAGCCTGGTCGAAAGATGGGAGAAAAGGCATATCAAAAGATGGATTCCTTTTTTGATTATTATAAGATACAAGTTCACAAAGGCAAAAAGATTGCTCGTTTTGGTCAATCTGAAATTCACTTTGAAGATGATTCTGTTTTAAAGAGCGATTTAATCATTTTTATTCCTGGTGGTAGCGGGCACCAAGTTTTGGAAAGTTCTGACCTGCCATTAAGTGAAGTGGGATTTATCAGAACCAATCAGCAATGTCAAGTAGAGGGAAAGGCAAATGTATTTGCAGTTGGAGATGTGGCTACTTTAATTGGACCAAAATGGGCAGCTAAACAAGGTCACCTTGCCGAAGTGATGGGTAAGGTCGCAGCAAAAAATATTGATTATACCTTTAGAGGAAAAAAGGAAAGAGAAAGTTATACCAAGCACCTTAATATTATTTGCGTGATGGATTCGGGAGATGGTGCCGCTTTTGTAATGCGTAAAGAGAATAGTGAGCTTATGCTTCCTCTTCCAATCATAGGTCATTGGATGAAACAGTTTTGGGGCTTTTATTACCGGCAATCTAAGTTGAAGAATTTCCCACGTCTTCCAGGAATGTAGGCTATAATTTTTGTGCTATTTTCTCGGCAGCATTTTCGCCATCCATAGCGCTACTCACTATTCCCCCAGCATAACCTGCACCTTCTCCACAGGGGTAAAGGTTAGAGATTTGAACATGCTCCATGCTCTCCTTGTCTCGTGGAATTCGAATAGGAGAGGAGGTTCTTGATTCCACGCCTAAAATAATAGCCTCTTCAGTATAATATCCTTTCATCTTTTTACCAAAATCACCAAATGCTTTTCTTAGTGGTTCGTTAATTTCTGAAGGTAGTAATTCGTGCATGGGTGCATTGGATATTCCGGGAATATAACTCGTTGAGGGTAAATCAGAACTCATTTTTTTAGCCACATAATCTACCATTCTTTGTGCAGGTGCTTTTTGGCTTCTTCCACCAGCCACATGTGCCATTCTTTCTAAATCTCTTTGGAATTCCAATCCAGCAAACACTCCATGTTTATGGTATTTTGTTAATTCATCTTGATTGATGGTCACCACAATTCCAGAGTTAGCATAAGGTGAGTTTCTCATGGCATTACTCATTCCATTTACAACTACCTCATCGCTAGCAGTAGCAGAAGGTACAATAATTCCTCCAGGGCACATACAGAAGCTAAAAATACCTTTTTTTTCTACTTGGGTAACTAAGCTATATGATGCAGTGGGTAATAGAGGATCTATTTCTGAAGTATGATACTGAATACTATTGATAATCTTTTGAGGATGTTCAATTCTAACACCTGCAGCAAAATCTTTGCGTTCAATTAAAATTCCTTTATCGTTTAGTAAATAATAGATATCTCTAGCGCTATGCCCACTAGCGAGAATAGTGGCTATACCTCTGTATTCTTTTCCATTAGCATCCACCACGCCAATGATTTTCTGATCATGAAGCATGAAATCATTAACTTTTGTTTCGAAGTGGACTTCTCCACCAGCTTCAAGAATAGTATTTCTTAGACTAGTGACTAGGCCTAATAGTTTATTGGTTCCTAAATGGGGGTGAGCATCCACTAGAATATCAGGATCAGCTCCGTGGTCAACAAAAATCTCTAATATTTTTTTAACATTTCCCCTCTTTGAACTTCTTGTATATAATTTACCATCAGAATAAGTTCCAGCTCCACCTTCTCCAAAACAATAATTTGATTCTGTATTGACCTGATGTGTTTTATAGAGTTGAGCAATGTCTTTTTTTCGATCTCCAATTTTCTTTCCGCGCTCCAGAATGATGGGTTTTAATCCTCGTTCAATTAAACCCAATGCCGCAAATAATCCTGCAGGACCAGCTCCTACAACTATTACTTCTTTACTAGAACTCACATCTTTCCATAGGTATTTCTTCTGGGTTTCTGCAGGTTTCTCATTCACAAAAACTTCCACCTTAAGTCTTACTTTAACTATTCTGGATCGTGCATCAATAGATCGTCTTAAATGATTGATATATTGAATGCTAGAGGGTTTTAAGTGAAGCTTTTTAGCAACCACTAGTTTGATTTCTTCGTTGTTTGCTGCCTGTTGGGGCAGTAAAACAAGTTCTAATTCTTTTCGCATAGGAGATTATTCAAAGGTGAAAATCAATTGGAATATCTTGGAGTGAATAGATTCTATGGGGTCTGTATAGATATTATCTTCATTCTTAAGAATGTTATTCATTCCATAACTCATTCTAAGTTCAGTTCCCATTTTAAACCAGTTAAAGTAGAAATCAAAACCGACACCAGCCTCAAAAGCTATATCTGATCTGTATAGCTTTACAACTACTTCTTGCTCAGTAACATCTTCTTCTTTTCCTGCTTGAGCTGCTAAATCCATTACAAATTTAACTCCAATAAAAACATAAGGGCGAGCATTGTGTAGCCGCACTCCTTTGTATTTTAAATAGAATGGAAAGTTTAAATGAGTAGAAGGAACTTTCTTTTCAATTTCGACTAATTGAGGAACGCTTCTGTAATATTTGAGCATGGTATAGCTCAAGTTACGTTCACTAAAAAGTAATTCAGGAGTGAAACGAAGGTTAAAATATTTTCCTAAACGTAAATCTGAAACAATTCCAATAGTAAAACCTAATTGAGTACTTGGTTCCACATTTCTCATATATGCCGAATCGGCATTTATTTCAGGAACTTGTTCTTGGTAATAGGTGAAATTAGTAAATCCAGGTTTCATTTTTATATTATACAACATTTGATTGGCACCTAGATAAAACCCAAAATGATATTTCTTTTTATCAAAACGAGGTTGATTGGGAATTGTTCTAGATTGTGACCAAACACTAGATGATAGTATGATAAAGCCTAGGACTAATATAAGTGATATGTGTAGTTTGTTTTTCAATTTTATTTAAACGCTTATAGAGATGTATTATTGTAAGAAATTCGAGATTTTATAACTGAATTTTCGCCAAAAGTCTGCATTTTATTTGAGTATTATACGTGCCAGTAAATATTTTTTTCGATAAATTTGAATCCCTTCTTTAGTCGTTTTTTTTTCCCATGTACAAACTGCAAATTCCAAAGGTGAGTTTTACTTGCTTAACATCTTGATATCCCGCATTTGATAAATGTTTTAGGAAATGAGTACCGTCAGGAAATTTCTGCACTGATTCGGGTAAATAAGAATAAGCAGCATCGTCTTTGGATACGCTTTTTCCCAAAAGAGGAAGGATGGAAGAAAAGTAAAAATTATAAATTTGTTTTATTGGAAAAGCAGTTGGTTTGCTAAATTCAAGAATATAAACGCTACCATTAGTTTTGGTAACTCTGTTCATCTCTTTTAATCCCTTGTTTAAGTCTTCATAGTTTCTTACACCAAAAGCCACGGTTACAGCATCGAAAAAACCATCATTATACTTGAGCTTTTCCGAATCTCCTAATTCCATTTTTATTCTATCGCTTAGCTTTTTCTTTAAAACCTTTTGTTTTCCAACTTCCAGCATGTTTTCGGAAATGTCAGCACCAATAATGGAAGCTTGAGGAAGTGCTTTTGATATAGTTATGGCTAAGTCACCAGTACCTGTGGCAATATCTAATACTTGGCTAGGATGATTTTTTTTTAATTTTTTCACCAATTGATTTCTCCAGTAAATGTCTATCCCCATAGATAAAAAATGATTCAAGAAATCATACTTTCCTGCTATGCTATTGAACATATTTCTAACTTGCTCTTTCTTTCCTTCTTGTTTCATTATTTTAAGCTGTTCTTGAGTTCTTTATATAGTTTTTCCTTGTTTATTGGCACCACTCCAACTTGTTCGCAAACCAAACCACCAGCCAGGTTTGATATGGCTGCAATGTCCTCTGCCTTTAGGTTTTGTGCCAAACACAAAGCGGTTAAGCTTATCACTGTATCTCCAGCTCCTGATACATCAGAGATGTTTCTAATATGGGCAGGAATACTATGGTGAATATAGTTGCCATTATCTTCTTTTTTCGAAATCATGACTCCATATTCCGAAAGTGTGGTGAAGAAATAATCGCAATTTAACTCTTCTTGCATTTTTTCTACAGCGTTTTTTAATTTATCAGATTCATGCGCTTCGAAAGATTCATTAATGCCTTCTCTTAATTCTTTCAAATTAGGCTTAAATAAACTTGTGTTTTTGAAATGGTGGAAATTTCTTTTCTTGGGATCTACCACTGTTGGTATGTCTTCAGCAAGGACTAAGACTTGTTCAATGAGTTCTTTACAGATGACACCTTTGTCATAATCTTGGAAGATGATGACATCGATTTTATGGTTTTTAAGAATGGCTTCTATTCTTTTCAGAATATCGGATAATTCTTGCTGAGACACTTCTTCGTCTGTTTCCTCGTCAACTCTAAGCATCTGAGTTGAGTTTCCAATCACACGAAATTTAGTCGTAGTGATACGAGAAGAACTTTTTATAATACCCTCCTCCGATAATTCTCTTTTTTTAAGTAATTGAAGAAAGGTTTCTGCTTTTGGATCCTGCCCAATAACCGAACATAAAATAGGCTCTGCCCCAACGGCTTTTATATTGAGTGCCACATTAGCTGCGCCACCTAATCTATCTAGTCTTTTTTTAACTGCAACTACTGGTACTGGTGCTTCAGGTGAGATTCTATCCACACTACCAAAAATGTAACTGTCAATCATTACATCGCCTATTATCAGTACTTTTTGTTTCTTGAAATTATCAAAAATTTCTTGAATATTTTTATCTGTCATTTCTCTAAATAATAAGTGCAAAAGTAGTAATTATTTAGCAGTGAATCTTATTATTTTAGGGGTTAGAACATGTAATCCATTAATTGAATTATTTCCAGGTGTCGATCATTAAAATTTTATCTAACTTATGAGTACAAAACTAAAAATTGTACCAGTTTCATCACTTTGAATATCAAACTCAGCATCGTGAATTTCTAAATAAGTTTTTACATAATATAAGCCTAATCCAATGTTTTGATCTATATGTTTTTGAGCAAGACCAAAGGGTTGTAAAACCAAACTTAATTTTTCTTTTGGAATAATATCTCCAATATTTTTAATGCAGAATGAAGCAAAGCCATTTTCGTTTTTCTTGAGTTTGATTTTTACTTCACTGTTAAATTTAGAATGATCAATGGCATTCTCTATGAGCTCTTCTATCATACCGGTGAAGTATTCTGGAATTCCAAAGTGAATAATACCTTCTTCCATTGAAGACATAACATTAATTCCTTTTAAAGAGATATCTTGCTCTTTTGCATCGAGGATGCTGTTAATGGTTTTTGCTACATTGATGTTTGATTTATCTAATGTATTGTATTTTGTTTGAAGTTGAGTGATGTCGAGGGCTTTTCTCGAGAACTCATCTAGTCGGTTAACGGATTGTTTCAAAAGACTTCCAAATTCCATGATTTCAGGGTCATCAATACTATCGTTTATGATATCGGTGAAACCAATAATTCCATTTAATGGGGTTCTTATCTCGTGGCTTATCAATAATAAGAACTTCGTTTTTGCATCGTCTAAGACTTTTAATTCTTCATTGGCTAAAATTAGATCTTCCTCTCTTTGTTTGAGTTTTGAACTCATTTTGTTAAAACTATTAGCTAAAAGACCCAATTCACTTTTAGTTTTTATCCGAAAATTAGAATTATATTTCCCTTCGGCTATTAGATGGCTAGCCAAGCTGAGTTCTTCAATTGGCTTGGTGATACTTCTTGCGATGAAATATATCAATATCATAATAACAATTGAAGCTATAATTAATATGAAAATGGTTTTCCACATCTTTTCAAATATGGATTCTTTAATAAAGCTATATGGAATTACAGCAATGGCATGCCAATTTGTAGAAGATATTGGAGTATAGAAGGCAAATCGTTCTTCACCCAAGGTTTGGGAATAAAACTTCTGTTTGCCAATTTTTCCTGAAATGGCATCAATGATAATCTTTCTTTCATTGATTTCTTTTTCAGGAATATACGATTTAAATTCTTTGAGTACATTCCTTCCTATTAAAATTGAATTATCTGCATAAACTAAGGTGCTATCATTTGAAAATAAATAAATATCTGTTGGAATGTTTTCTTCAAAATGTTCCTCATTTAAAAGGAGGATATTTTTTAATAAGTCAATAGAAACATCAACAGTTATAATTCCTTGAAATATTCCATTCTTAAAAAAAGGTTGGTAATAGGTAACCATATCTGTTTGTCCAGCATCATGATCAAAGTAGGGGCTTGTCCATCCGCTGTGGTGTTCGGAGGATGGTTTTTTCCACCATTCAATATCACTATTTCTATAGTCAAAATATCCAATATCTTCTTCTGATTCAAATGCTATTTGTTTGATTTTACTACCTCCTTTGAAGGAGTAATAAAAGCCTAATTCGTTGTTGGTGAAGGTGTTGGGGGGGCTAATGCTATGGCGGATCCATATATTAATTTATCGGAATTGGTAATTTCATAGGTAATATCTAAGAAATTCTCAATTGATATTTTGCCTGTTTCTATTTGTTTGGCTACTAATTTTGTTTTGCTGGCCAACTCACTCAGCTTGTTTGTGATATAGTCAGCATACTTCAGATTAATTTCGTGTAATTGATTGATGTATTTTTCTTTTGTAAGTTCTTCTGTGTTATTGTATAGAAGGTAGAACATGAGGCTAAAAATGATAAACACAGGTAGGAATATACTTACTCCAACTCGGAATAGAATAGAGTTTTTAAATTTGATTTTGTAAGGCATGATGCGGATTTTGGTTTACAGCTCACAAGTTACAAATATTTTTGAATGTAAAAAAAGCACAATTCTTAATTTATAGAATTGTGCTTTTTTTTATGAGATTCGTAAAGTTGATTATCTAAAATAATCTCTCATTCTATTAAAGAATCCCTTTTCTTTATTGTCAGGATTTGGGATGAAATTTTTGCTTTGGTTCAATTTATGAAGCTCTGCTCTTTCAACTTCGAGTAGTTCTTTTGGAACCCAAACATTTATAGTTACCAATAAATCACCTTTGCCATAACTATTTACATCTGGTAAGCCTTTTCCTTTAAGTCTTAAAACTTTTCCAGGTTGAGTTCCTGGCGCGATCTTTACTCTCGCTTTGCCTTCTAAAGTTGGGATTTCTATGGAAGTTCCTAAAGCAGCATCAGGAAAGCTGATAAAATGATCGTGTAAAAGATTCATCCCGTCTCTTTCCAAGTCTTCATGACCAATTTCTTCGATAAGAATAATTAAGTCACCAGGAACGCCACCACGTGCTGCTGCATTTCCTTTACCTGACATACTTAACTGCATTCCATCAGAAACACCTGCCGGAATATTTAAGGTGATTACTTCTTCGCCTTTTATAATTCCATTGCCATGACAAGTTTTGCACTTGTGAGTGATAATTTCTCCCTCGCCACCACATTGTGGGCAAGTTGTTGCTGTTTGCATTTGTCCAAGGAAAGAGTTCACTACTTTGGTGACTTGTCCTGTTCCATGGCAAGTATTACAAGTGGAGCGGCCATTTCCTTCGGCCCCACTGCCATGACAAGTGTCACAAGAAATATACTTATTAACTCGTACTTTCTTTTCTGCACCTTTTAAAATCTCCTCTAAGGTTAGTTTTACCTTAATTCTAAGGTTGGAACCTCTATTGACTCTTCTGCGTCCTCCTCCAGAGCCACCAAAGCCACCGAAGCCACCAAAACCGCCACCGCCAAAGATATCGCCAAAATGAGAGAAGATGTCATCCATACTCATTCCTCCACCACCGAAACCTCCTCCAGCTGCACCACCCACGCCAGCATGACCATATTGGTCGTATCTAGCTTTTTTATCGCCATTGCTTAAAACATCATAAGCCTCTGCTGCTTCCTTAAACTGTTCTTCAGCTTTTGGATTATCAGGATTTTTGTCTGGATGGTATTTAATAGCAACCTTTCTGTAGGCTTTTTTAATTTCAGTCTCAGAGGCGTTTTTATCTACACCCAGTACTTCGTAATAATCTCTTTTACTCATATTGATGACCCTTTTATTGGAATTATTTTCCTACAACTACTTTTGCGTATCTAATTACTTTATCATTTAATGTGTATCCTTTTTCAACTACATCCACAACTTTGGATTTTAATTCCTCAGTAGGGGCTGGTATTTCAGTTATGGCTTCATGAAAATCAGTATCAAACTCTTTTTCTTTTGAATCCATGCATTGTAAACCTCTTTTTTCTAATGTTTTATAAAGCTTGTTGTAGACTAGCTCAACACCCGATTTAATAGCTTCTGCATCAGATGATTCTGCCATAGATTGTTGGGCTCTTTCAAAATCATCAAGAACTGGAATTAAGTCTAATATCAAATCAGCATTTGCAGTTTTAAAAAGTTCGATTCTCTCCTTGGTCGTTCTTTTTCTGAAATTATCGAACTCGGAAAATAGACGAAGATGTTTATCTTTTAATTCTGCAATTTGTGCTTCAAGATTTTTAATTTCCTCTTCACAAGATACTGGTTCTTCAGTATTTTGATCAACTGATTCTTCAGTGGATTCAGTATTTGTATCTTCTATTTTTTGCTCGTTTAAGTCTTCGCTTTTCACTTGCTTTTCTTTACTTTCTTGTTTTTTGGTATTTCTTTTATTTGCCATAATCGCATTAAAATTGTCAGTATTGCAGTACAATATCTAATTCTATTAGCTAGGTGTTTAAGCTATTCGAATGTAATTGCCTGGAAACTATACGTTTGTTACAAAATATTTTTCTTGTTCAAAATCTGATCATCTATGTCAATATTTGCGCCAAATAATTATTTATGGTCATTTTGTCAGTATTGAATATTTGGTGGTAAGGGTAGTTATGTGTGATTATTTTTCTTTTGTGTAAATTGGAACTTTGATCATATTCAAAGATATAATTTGGCATAGACCTAAAGAAAAGGAAAAATCCATCAAAAATGTTTGATACTGGCAAGTAATTATTGAATATTGCATGAGAAATTTTAAATATTGTTTTACATTTGTAGGTCTTAAAATAAACAAACATGAAAAAAATCCTTCCATTATTATTGTTCTTATCTATTTTTACTTTTCTTTCGTGCCATTTTTCAGGGCAAAGTGAAACTAACAAAAAAGAAGTTTTAGGCGATTTAGTAGAAATTAGTATTTCTGTAGATGGTATGACTTGCAGTGGTTGTGAGAATACAGTTAATACGCAGTTACTAAAGTTTGATGGGGTAGTTGAGTCTACCGCTTCACATATTGAGAAAAATGTAATAGTAAAAGTAGACACGTTGCTAACATCTGTGAATGAGATGAAAGCCGAGATTGGAAGAGTTGGATATACAATTATAGAATAATAAGTTTAGAGTAATGAGCGAAAAGAATAAGGCAGAAACCAGTTTTAGGGATTCAATATCCACCATCGATAATCAGGGTAAAAGAATTTTTGTTCATCCAAAGAAACCTAAGGGAAGGTATTTTAATAGAAGGCGTATTGTAGGATGGGCCTTGCTTCTTAATTTATTTTTGGTGCCATTTATTAAGGTGAATGGTCATCCATTATTTCTTTTTGATGTCATACAGAGAAAGTTTATTCTATTTGGAGTGCATTTTTGGCCACAAGATTCTTACCTTTTTGCAATAGGGATGATTTCTTTATTGGTTGGAATAGTTTTGTTTACTGCTGTTTATGGTAGATTGTGGTGTGGGTGGACTTGCCCACAAACTGTCTTTATGGAGATTTTATTTAGACCTGTTGAATATTTGATTGATGGGGATGCTAATGAGCAACGAAAACTTAAAGATGGTCCTTGGAGCTTTGAGAAAGTCTGGAAGAGGATAGTGAAGAATGGAATTTTTGTTTTCTTGTCAATTCTTATTGCTAATGCTTTATTGTCATGGGTAGTAGGAGTAGACGAGTTATTTAGAATAGCCTCTGAACCCATTTCTGAGCATATTGTTGGTTTTGGGGCAATGCTGATATTCTCTGGTGTATTGTTTTTTATTTATAGTTGGTTCAGAGAACAGGTTTGCTCTATATTGTGTCCC includes:
- the dnaJ gene encoding molecular chaperone DnaJ, producing MSKRDYYEVLGVDKNASETEIKKAYRKVAIKYHPDKNPDNPKAEEQFKEAAEAYDVLSNGDKKARYDQYGHAGVGGAAGGGFGGGGMSMDDIFSHFGDIFGGGGFGGFGGFGGSGGGRRRVNRGSNLRIKVKLTLEEILKGAEKKVRVNKYISCDTCHGSGAEGNGRSTCNTCHGTGQVTKVVNSFLGQMQTATTCPQCGGEGEIITHKCKTCHGNGIIKGEEVITLNIPAGVSDGMQLSMSGKGNAAARGGVPGDLIILIEEIGHEDLERDGMNLLHDHFISFPDAALGTSIEIPTLEGKARVKIAPGTQPGKVLRLKGKGLPDVNSYGKGDLLVTINVWVPKELLEVERAELHKLNQSKNFIPNPDNKEKGFFNRMRDYFR
- a CDS encoding nucleotide exchange factor GrpE, which gives rise to MKSEDLNEQKIEDTNTESTEESVDQNTEEPVSCEEEIKNLEAQIAELKDKHLRLFSEFDNFRKRTTKERIELFKTANADLILDLIPVLDDFERAQQSMAESSDAEAIKSGVELVYNKLYKTLEKRGLQCMDSKEKEFDTDFHEAITEIPAPTEELKSKVVDVVEKGYTLNDKVIRYAKVVVGK
- a CDS encoding cation transporter, which translates into the protein MKKILPLLLFLSIFTFLSCHFSGQSETNKKEVLGDLVEISISVDGMTCSGCENTVNTQLLKFDGVVESTASHIEKNVIVKVDTLLTSVNEMKAEIGRVGYTIIE